AACATTCTTCCTTTAATAATTTATCAATACTACCTTCGTATTCCGCAAACAGAAAACTTAGGAAGTTTTTAAGACGCTTTGCCTTTATATTAAAATATCCTGATGACCTGATTAAACCTGCAAGGGCATCTGCCGGTAATTCAAATAGTTTGTCCGGAGAAAAATTGCCTGAGGCTTTCAATGAGGATATGGCCTTCTCAACATTTGTCCATGAGGTGTTCTGAGTAAGGATGGCGCCGATTATTACCTCAAATGGGGTTTCGCCAGGCCACCAGTGCTGAGGCCCGAATCGTTCAAATAGCGAATGATATATTGTTAAGAGGTTGTGTTTTCTTCTACCCATTTCAGATAATCTTCGGATCCGCCAATCAAAGGGAGGGCTATGATCTCGGGAATTGCATAACTATGGATTTTCTTAACATGCTCTGTTATTTTGTCGAGTAGAGCATGTCTGCTCTTTACTATCAACAGGACTTCTGATGCCTTTTCTGTTTTACCTTGCCAGAAAAAGATTGATGTAAATGAGGGGACAATATTGGCACATGCAGCAAGATGATTAGTTACAAGGGATTCAGCAATCTTCTCACCTTCGGCAATTGAGGAGGCTGTTATTAGAATTATTATGAACTGTTCCACTTGAACCCTTTACATATATTGCTTTATTATTCTTATTGGATAGGTTATATTCTATATGCTTATTCATGTCAAGGGGGTGAATTATGAAGGTGCAAATTAACAAATCCATTTTAGAATTAGTAGTAGGTGATATCACTCAACAGGACACTGAGATAATAGTAAACGCTGCCAATTCCGGCCTACGAGGCGGAGGAGGGGTTGATGGTGCGATTCATAGGGCAGGCGGCCTGCAGATTATGGAAGAGTGCAGAAAAATAGGCGGCTGTCCAACAGGCGGGGCTGTGGTTACTACAGGCGGGCGCCTGCAAGCAAGATATGTTATCCATGCCGTAGGGCCTGTATATCACGGCGGCAGTAAAGGGGAGGCAGAACTTCTTGCCAGCGCCTACAGAAACTGCCTCACACTTGCCCTCCAAAAGGGCGTCGGCAGCATAGCATTTCCGTCAATAAGCACCGGCGCATACAGTTATCCATTAGAAGAAGCAGCACGAATCGCAATCAGGACAGTAATAGCCTTCCTGAAAGAACACGGCGAGATTACACTTGTAAGATTCGTACTGTTCGGCCAACCGGCTTATGAGGCTTATGAAGAAGCCCTGATTTTCTTAACAGAAAAAACCAAAAAATTATAAAATTCTTGCGAATAACAAATCTTATTTCAAGTTTTTATGTTTTCTTTTAAATAGTGCAATCCCTAAGTATCTTTTATGAAAGTCCAATCTAAATATGTCACAAATTACTTTTTTGAAACCATAAAAGTTGCCATGTTTGATATTATAGAACCATGCCATAGCACTTGAGATTTACCTTGAAGAAGGTGCGGTTCATCACCACTATCCGAAGGATTTATATCACTACATTTTGCCCACTCTGTTAGCCCTTTGGCTTCGTCAGGTGCAATATTGTAAACAGCCGATAACCCGTAAGTTCCTGTTCCAAGATTAATACCTTGCAAAGAAAGCCAATAACTCACGTCAATCTCATGTCTGAGGGTTTCGCCTGGAAGTAAACGACATACAATTCTGGCCGCAGCTTTGCGCGGACCAGACAGCGAAAGTTCCCATTTCTTATTATCCTGTTGTCTTTGGACTCTCAGTTCAAGATGGTCAAAATGACGGCGCTGGCTGTAGGTGGCATAATGAGAAACAATAAACACATCTTTACTGCCTTTGTTTATGAGGGACCAAATCATTTTAATTTTTTCACCCTCGTAGTAAGTTGCCTTGTTCATTTCTACATTTGTTAGTAAAGCCAATTTCATGGTATGATTCCCGTTGCTTGGTTGGGCAAAGTCCTGGGCTTGAACCAATTGTAAGGTACAAAAAATTAACGCCGGGTATATCACCCAGCGTCCTATAGAGTTCCATCCGGTATTAAGATTTGCGCCCATATGTGCTACTCTCCCCTTCTTATTATTAAGAATAGCGCCTAACCCTTATACCGATTAATGTTAGACCCAGAAATCCGAATATCAACAGAACCAATGTGTCGGACTCCGGGACACTCAAACGGAAACCATAATTTACACCTTCGTAGATTGTCAGTTTTCGTGCAGTGAAGTCGGCTTTTGATATAAATGCCCGTGCTTCAAAAAATGAATTGGGCCAAGGGGCCATAGGTTTATCATAAAAATGACGATCTCCATATTGATAAGGGTATAGCGGCGGGCATTGTTTTAAGAGAATTGTGTTATCGCATCCGGCTGCTATCACATCCATTTCATAGAAGGGGGTCACAATAGATCCATCCAGCAGGTAATTGTCATACAGTCCCTGAGACCATTTATAATCACCCTTATCTGCCCCGCTGTAAGTCCAGTCCACCTGGATCTCGAGTCCGCCTACACTATCAAGCGCTATAGCGTCAAAGGTACTGACATTTAAAGCCCCACCAGGCAAAGCCCCGCCGTTAGCCAGAGTCCACTTACTGCCTGCGGCGTTTGTAGCATTCCACGCATCAAAAGACTTTTTAAATTCAGCATCAGTACCGGAAAGAGATGAAGTGTTTAAGTGTGCTGTACTTTTGCAATCTACATAAGTACCTGCCTTACAAGTCGGCTTAGTTGCAGTGTAAGTTGGGGTAGCGTCTGTCACTGTAATAGTTACTGCAGCAGCATTTCCAAATATTAATAGGATAGTTGTAAACACAGCTGCAATTGGTATTATAAGGAAATTAAATTTTATTTTCTTACACATATTGATACCCTCCATTTTTCAAACCTTTTGATAATAACTGCATCAAACGAATTACCTAAAATACTGGTTTAAGATAAATGAGCATTCACCCCCCTTCTATCTTATAGTGTTATAGTCAACATCTATTATTAGGCAAGTATGACGAATGTTGGTCTTAGTTGATTTTTCTAGTTGACGAATGTGTTTGGATAAGTGTTGTTTTGGGTCAAAATTATTGCATACCCACCTGTATTCAAAAAGAAGCATATTTTATGCCTGAATTTATAGCATATATAACTCGTTGATTTTATTGGTTTTTAATAAACAATATAATATTGTTGTAAATAATAGTGTTAAATTTTCTGTCACTTGCTGAAAGTGGAGAGGGGTTATTTAAGGGATATTTCAGATATTTCCCTTATTTTTCATAAAGATATGAAAGGCAAGGAGGTGTTAAATTTTCTGTCACCTAATCATTTTGTAAAATACTTCATAGTAACATGTTGCTGGCCTATTGTGAGGAGGTTGTTTACCATCCAGTATAGTACCAATCCTGAAGGGAAATTTAGGAAGAAGAATGTGAAGATTACAGGCATAATCAGCATCATCTTTTGTTGAGTCGGATCAACTGTTGTCGGGGTCATCTTCTGCTGTATAAGCATTGTAATACCCATAATAATCGGCATAACATAATACGGGTCTTTTACAGATAGGTCATTTACCCATAAAAAGAAAGGAGAGTGCCTTAACTCTATGGTATTAGCGAGGAGGTTGTACAGTCCGATGAATACCGGTAATTGTAATACCATAGGCAGGCATCCGCCGAGCGGGTTTACCTTATGGT
This is a stretch of genomic DNA from Nitrospirota bacterium. It encodes these proteins:
- a CDS encoding divalent-cation tolerance protein CutA, with the protein product MEQFIIILITASSIAEGEKIAESLVTNHLAACANIVPSFTSIFFWQGKTEKASEVLLIVKSRHALLDKITEHVKKIHSYAIPEIIALPLIGGSEDYLKWVEENTTS
- a CDS encoding O-acetyl-ADP-ribose deacetylase, with the protein product MKVQINKSILELVVGDITQQDTEIIVNAANSGLRGGGGVDGAIHRAGGLQIMEECRKIGGCPTGGAVVTTGGRLQARYVIHAVGPVYHGGSKGEAELLASAYRNCLTLALQKGVGSIAFPSISTGAYSYPLEEAARIAIRTVIAFLKEHGEITLVRFVLFGQPAYEAYEEALIFLTEKTKKL